One window of the Pseudofrankia sp. DC12 genome contains the following:
- a CDS encoding ferric reductase-like transmembrane domain-containing protein: MTILTAGRGPRRASPGTAAAATAAAALVAVVAWWLRNVVGNPPTAGAAALSAGARLCGLVAGYLCLLQVLLAARLPVLERWIPAGHLRLAHAVNGLVLLAVLTGHAGLAVASEAAASSAPFVGAAIGMITSYPYLWSSALGMLLLFAAAAATARPVRRRLRYGWWHALHLSTYLAVAAGFAHQLLGADLRGTPGRAVWSGLHIAVLAAVAWYRVLAPLWLSWRHDLRVSAVVAETPDVVSVWVTGRQIGALGVEPGQYLRWRIMRRGLWLHSHPFSLSAVPTAEGLRFTVKAVGDYTGALMQLTPGLRLLVSSPAGALTERTRRGRKVLLLAGGIGIAPLRALLEGLDADRGDVTLIYRTDHADEVLFRSEIDELADRRGADVHYLHSHPEPGGGPDPIGPHQLVRLVPALFDYDAYVCGPPGMVITAVAALRTAGVQRRRIHTENFRI; the protein is encoded by the coding sequence GTGACCATCTTGACGGCTGGGCGAGGACCGCGCCGGGCGTCCCCGGGGACCGCGGCGGCGGCCACTGCCGCGGCGGCCCTGGTCGCGGTCGTCGCCTGGTGGCTGCGCAACGTAGTCGGTAACCCGCCCACGGCCGGTGCCGCGGCCCTCTCCGCAGGCGCGCGGCTCTGTGGCCTCGTCGCTGGTTATCTCTGTCTTCTCCAGGTGCTCTTGGCAGCGCGGCTGCCGGTGCTGGAGCGGTGGATACCGGCTGGCCACCTCCGGCTCGCCCACGCCGTGAACGGCCTCGTACTCCTCGCGGTCCTGACGGGGCACGCAGGGCTCGCGGTGGCCAGCGAGGCCGCGGCCTCGAGCGCGCCCTTCGTGGGCGCCGCGATCGGTATGATCACCTCTTACCCATACCTCTGGTCGTCGGCCCTGGGCATGCTGCTCCTGTTCGCCGCCGCCGCGGCGACCGCGCGGCCGGTCCGCCGGCGGCTGCGCTACGGCTGGTGGCACGCGTTGCACCTGTCCACCTATCTCGCGGTAGCAGCCGGGTTCGCCCACCAGCTGCTTGGCGCCGATCTTCGCGGGACACCTGGCCGGGCGGTCTGGTCAGGGCTCCACATCGCCGTGCTGGCCGCGGTGGCCTGGTACCGGGTGCTGGCTCCGCTGTGGCTGTCCTGGCGGCATGACCTCCGGGTGTCCGCAGTGGTCGCGGAAACACCGGACGTGGTGTCGGTATGGGTCACCGGGCGGCAGATCGGGGCGTTGGGTGTGGAGCCCGGCCAGTATCTGCGGTGGCGGATCATGCGCCGGGGGCTGTGGCTGCACTCCCATCCCTTCTCGTTGTCGGCTGTGCCGACCGCGGAGGGGCTGCGGTTCACCGTGAAGGCGGTCGGCGACTACACCGGCGCGCTGATGCAGCTCACGCCGGGGCTGCGGCTGCTCGTGTCCAGCCCGGCCGGCGCGCTGACCGAGCGGACCCGGCGAGGCCGGAAGGTGCTTCTTCTCGCGGGCGGGATCGGCATCGCCCCACTGCGCGCCCTGCTCGAGGGGCTCGACGCCGACCGGGGTGACGTCACGCTCATCTACCGCACTGACCACGCCGACGAGGTGCTCTTTCGGTCGGAGATCGACGAGCTGGCGGACCGCAGGGGCGCGGACGTCCACTACTTGCACAGTCACCCTGAACCGGGGGGCGGGCCGGACCCGATCGGGCCTCATCAGCTGGTGAGACTTGTCCCCGCGCTGTTCGATTATGACGCGTACGTATGCGGGCCGCCGGGCATGGTGATCACCGCGGTAGCGGCGTTGCGGACAGCCGGCGTCCAGCGTCGGCGTATCCACACCGAGAACTTTCGGATCTAG
- a CDS encoding ABC-F family ATP-binding cassette domain-containing protein, translating into MAHLLGAESLHLEYPTRVVFDSLTLGVNEGDRIGIVGRNGGGKSSLLGMLSGRVTPGEGRVTRRGGVRVGVLDQVDTLDPAQIVGHAIVGDRPEHEWAGDPAVRDVIAGLVADVPWETGVGTLSGGQRRRVALAALLVEEWDVILLDEPTNHLDVEGITWLADHLKRRWARAAGGLLVVTHDRWFLDEICTATWEVHDRIVESFEGGYAAYVLQRVERDRQAAASEAKRQNLMRKELAWLRRGAPARTSKPKFRIDAASALIADVPPPRDRVELSRLAAARLGKEVVDLLGVSVSFDGRPVLRDIEWRIGPGERTGLLGANGAGKSTLLALIAGTLAPSSGIVKSGKTVRIGVLDQGLRELDEVAGDRVREVLARTKTTFMIEGRELTPGQLLERLGFAREHLSARVADLSGGQRRRLHLLLVLLSEPNVLILDEPTNDLDVDMLAVMEDVLDSWPGTLIVVSHDRYFLERVTDQQYAVLDGRLRHLPGGVDEYLRLRAAGVASTAVAPANRATPAGTAGAAGLAAPAAPKLSGAEVRAAQKELTATERRLDRLAGQVATAHQNLADHDPADYAGVMRIAKEVGDLEAEIAALEERWLELSEQAG; encoded by the coding sequence GTGGCCCATCTTCTCGGCGCGGAGTCCCTGCACCTGGAGTATCCGACCCGCGTCGTCTTTGACTCGTTGACCCTCGGCGTCAACGAAGGCGACCGGATCGGGATCGTGGGCCGCAACGGCGGCGGGAAGTCCAGCCTGCTCGGCATGCTGTCGGGCCGGGTCACACCGGGCGAGGGCCGGGTGACCCGGCGGGGCGGGGTCCGCGTCGGTGTGCTCGACCAGGTGGACACCCTCGACCCTGCCCAGATCGTGGGTCACGCGATCGTGGGCGACCGTCCCGAGCATGAGTGGGCCGGAGACCCGGCGGTGCGTGACGTGATCGCCGGGCTCGTCGCGGACGTCCCGTGGGAGACGGGCGTCGGCACCCTCAGCGGTGGTCAGCGCCGGCGGGTCGCCCTGGCCGCGCTGCTGGTCGAGGAGTGGGACGTGATCCTCCTGGACGAGCCGACGAACCACCTCGACGTCGAGGGCATCACCTGGCTCGCCGACCATCTCAAGCGACGCTGGGCGCGGGCCGCCGGCGGCCTGCTCGTCGTGACCCACGACCGTTGGTTCCTCGACGAGATCTGCACCGCGACCTGGGAGGTGCACGACCGGATCGTCGAGTCCTTCGAGGGCGGCTACGCGGCCTACGTGCTGCAGCGGGTCGAACGCGACCGGCAGGCCGCCGCCAGCGAGGCCAAGCGGCAGAACCTGATGCGCAAGGAGCTCGCCTGGCTGCGCCGCGGCGCGCCGGCCCGCACCTCGAAGCCGAAGTTCCGGATCGACGCGGCGAGCGCGCTCATCGCGGACGTCCCGCCGCCGCGCGACCGGGTCGAGCTGTCGCGGCTGGCGGCCGCGCGCCTCGGCAAGGAGGTCGTCGACCTGCTGGGCGTCTCGGTCTCGTTCGACGGCCGGCCCGTGCTGCGCGACATCGAATGGCGGATCGGGCCCGGGGAGCGGACCGGGCTGCTCGGCGCGAACGGCGCCGGCAAGTCGACGCTGCTCGCCCTCATCGCCGGCACGCTCGCGCCCAGCTCCGGGATCGTGAAATCCGGCAAGACCGTCCGGATCGGCGTCCTGGACCAGGGACTGCGCGAGCTGGACGAGGTCGCCGGCGACCGGGTGCGGGAGGTTCTCGCCCGGACGAAGACGACGTTCATGATCGAGGGCAGGGAACTGACGCCGGGGCAGCTGCTGGAGCGGCTCGGCTTCGCCCGCGAGCACCTGTCGGCCCGGGTCGCCGACCTCTCCGGCGGCCAGCGCCGCCGGCTGCACCTGCTGCTCGTCCTGCTGTCCGAGCCGAACGTCCTTATCCTCGACGAGCCGACGAACGACCTCGACGTCGACATGCTCGCGGTGATGGAGGACGTGCTGGACTCCTGGCCGGGCACCCTGATCGTCGTCTCGCACGACCGGTACTTCCTGGAGCGGGTGACCGACCAGCAGTACGCGGTCCTGGACGGCCGGCTGCGGCACCTGCCGGGCGGCGTCGACGAGTACCTGCGGCTGCGGGCCGCCGGCGTCGCGTCGACGGCCGTGGCCCCGGCGAACAGGGCCACCCCGGCGGGGACCGCCGGCGCCGCGGGCTTGGCCGCGCCCGCGGCGCCGAAGCTGTCCGGCGCCGAGGTGCGCGCCGCGCAGAAGGAGCTCACCGCGACTGAGCGGCGCCTCGACCGGCTCGCCGGGCAGGTCGCCACCGCCCACCAGAACCTGGCCGACCACGACCCCGCCGACTACGCGGGCGTCATGCGCATCGCCAAGGAGGTCGGCGACCTGGAGGCCGAGATCGCCGCCCTGGAGGAGCGCTGGCTCGAACTGTCCGAACAGGCGGGCTAG
- a CDS encoding glycoside hydrolase family 6 protein: MRLFPRTAGAATARSGSFAFRGVHSLAGVVLLAAAVLAGCGQNGAEENVVGTTQPTPPSDVIAPLAASAVASGGNPLAGRPFYKVEGTQVDHAADAIRAARPADAALLDKIANTPTAIWLGAWNPANKVRANVTGIVGGARFASATPVLAIYRLPAHDCRGYPASGPGSAADYRAWIGQIAAGLKPGPAAVVLEPGVLGYLDCLQPADASLTYTLMREAATTLTSAGAAVYLDISNRAGLSSVEAASRLRQAGVEAVRGFALNTSLFTETPAVISYGEAIAARLGTGAHFVIDTSRNGAGKPAAGPLCNPVGRALGTRPTTATGSAAVDALLWVKMPGESDGTCNGGPAAGVFWTDYALGLASRAAW, encoded by the coding sequence GTGAGGCTGTTTCCCCGAACGGCTGGCGCGGCCACGGCGCGATCCGGGAGCTTCGCATTCCGCGGCGTCCACTCGCTGGCCGGCGTCGTGCTGCTCGCGGCCGCCGTTCTCGCGGGATGCGGTCAGAACGGCGCCGAAGAGAACGTGGTGGGGACCACACAGCCCACGCCGCCGTCCGATGTCATCGCCCCGCTCGCCGCCAGTGCGGTGGCGAGCGGAGGGAACCCGCTGGCGGGTCGCCCCTTCTACAAGGTCGAAGGGACCCAGGTCGACCACGCGGCCGACGCCATCCGGGCCGCTCGTCCCGCTGACGCCGCGCTCCTCGACAAGATCGCCAACACGCCCACCGCGATCTGGCTGGGCGCCTGGAACCCGGCCAACAAGGTCAGGGCGAACGTGACGGGCATCGTCGGTGGCGCCCGCTTCGCCAGCGCGACTCCGGTGCTGGCCATCTACCGCCTGCCGGCCCATGACTGCCGTGGCTACCCGGCAAGCGGCCCCGGATCGGCCGCCGACTACCGTGCCTGGATCGGTCAGATCGCCGCCGGCCTCAAGCCGGGTCCTGCCGCCGTGGTACTGGAACCCGGTGTCCTCGGCTATCTGGACTGCCTTCAGCCGGCCGATGCGAGCCTCACCTACACCCTGATGCGCGAGGCGGCTACGACGCTCACCAGCGCGGGTGCCGCTGTGTACCTGGACATCTCGAACCGGGCCGGGCTGAGCTCGGTCGAGGCGGCGTCCCGGCTGCGGCAGGCCGGAGTGGAGGCCGTCCGCGGATTCGCGCTGAACACCTCTCTGTTCACGGAGACGCCGGCGGTGATCTCCTACGGCGAGGCCATCGCCGCCCGCCTCGGGACCGGCGCCCACTTCGTCATCGACACCAGCCGCAATGGTGCTGGCAAACCGGCGGCCGGTCCGCTGTGCAACCCAGTCGGCCGCGCACTCGGCACCCGGCCGACGACCGCCACCGGCAGCGCGGCCGTGGACGCGCTGTTGTGGGTCAAGATGCCGGGCGAGTCCGACGGGACCTGCAACGGCGGCCCGGCAGCCGGCGTCTTCTGGACGGACTACGCGTTGGGCCTCGCGTCCCGAGCGGCCTGGTAG
- a CDS encoding Trp biosynthesis-associated membrane protein, producing the protein MSIDRSDVPEAGDKPEPPAALATPPRGVGQWRQGDLSRYISPAVWICVLAAAVAVLGSFRHWSRAALADRGSDLLVVTASGWDLAPSGQLVFALALLVMLVCLLAPHTGRLRWAWLVPPVAGAAIIVLAATRIGAGEPAAHKLTRLRIGTFQTDHPVVATSTGHGLWLTIAAGLLVAAAGTVVAVLQRSAPPAVTAKQR; encoded by the coding sequence GTGTCTATCGACAGGTCGGACGTTCCAGAGGCTGGGGACAAGCCAGAGCCCCCAGCGGCTCTTGCCACGCCGCCACGGGGTGTCGGGCAGTGGCGACAGGGCGACCTGTCGAGGTACATCAGCCCCGCGGTCTGGATCTGCGTGCTCGCGGCCGCGGTCGCGGTTCTCGGCTCCTTCCGGCACTGGTCGCGAGCAGCCCTCGCCGATCGTGGATCGGATCTTCTGGTCGTGACCGCGTCCGGATGGGACCTGGCCCCCAGCGGCCAGCTCGTGTTCGCGCTCGCGTTGCTGGTCATGCTCGTCTGCCTGCTGGCGCCGCACACCGGCCGGCTGCGGTGGGCCTGGCTCGTGCCGCCAGTGGCGGGCGCCGCGATCATCGTGCTCGCGGCGACCCGGATCGGTGCCGGCGAGCCGGCCGCCCACAAGCTGACCCGGCTGCGGATCGGGACGTTCCAGACCGACCATCCCGTGGTGGCCACGAGTACCGGTCACGGGCTGTGGCTCACCATCGCCGCCGGGTTACTCGTCGCGGCTGCTGGAACGGTCGTCGCGGTACTCCAGCGGAGCGCGCCGCCGGCCGTGACGGCGAAGCAACGGTGA
- a CDS encoding 50S ribosomal protein L25/general stress protein Ctc, with protein MSEVRIVAEPRTEFGKGGARRTRRAGKVPAVLYGHGQPPRHIALSQRELLHAFKTDAGTNVLLTVDLGDGTELALPKDVQRHPIKGSFEHVDLVIVRRGEKVTVDVPVNITGELHPDAILEQPNTTVSVSAPATAIPDSLTVDITGMGPGSHLTAGQLGLPEGVALEGDPETIIALALPKPTAAQHEAGLGETGEAAESTGEAVPAESE; from the coding sequence ATGTCCGAGGTCCGCATCGTCGCGGAGCCGCGCACCGAGTTCGGGAAGGGCGGCGCTCGTCGCACCCGACGGGCCGGCAAGGTTCCGGCCGTCCTTTACGGGCACGGCCAGCCGCCGCGACACATCGCACTTTCCCAGCGTGAACTGCTGCACGCGTTCAAGACTGACGCCGGCACGAACGTGCTGCTCACCGTCGACCTGGGTGACGGCACCGAGCTGGCGCTGCCGAAGGACGTGCAGCGTCACCCCATCAAGGGCAGCTTCGAGCACGTCGACCTGGTCATCGTCCGTCGGGGCGAGAAGGTCACCGTCGACGTCCCGGTGAACATCACCGGCGAGCTGCACCCGGACGCCATTCTCGAGCAGCCGAACACCACCGTCTCGGTGTCGGCCCCGGCGACCGCGATTCCGGACTCGCTCACGGTCGACATCACGGGCATGGGCCCCGGCTCGCACCTCACAGCCGGTCAGCTCGGCCTTCCGGAAGGTGTCGCGCTCGAGGGTGACCCCGAGACGATCATCGCGCTGGCGCTGCCGAAGCCGACGGCGGCGCAGCACGAGGCCGGCCTCGGCGAGACCGGCGAAGCGGCCGAGAGCACGGGCGAGGCTGTTCCGGCCGAATCCGAGTAG
- a CDS encoding cellulose synthase catalytic subunit, translating to MTYDYATFSTLAGTPTLARGGSDYRVAYRRVMVGRELRQVLPLLVVTLGLSSLFFVWLIQPQHYPDGRYLPTGVRVGNAIMFWLIVVTEGIRLLNSITLCWSSVIMRNPIPVLPMPGLRVAFTTTIVPSKEPLDVVRDTLIAARNIQYERPIDVWLLDEGDDPAVRAMCEEIGVRHFSRKGVAEWNTSAGPFRAKTKHGNHNSWLAAHGDDYDVVLSVDPDHIPLPNFADRMLGYFRDRNVAFVVGPQVYGNFRHYLTRGAEAQNYMFHSVIQRAANRFASGMFVGTNHAYRVATWRQIGGFQDSITEDLATSLAVHSARNPDTNHRWTSVYTPDVVAVGEGPASWTDFFNQQLRWARGSNEVMVTDAPRRLKALDWGPRLHYLTLMLHYPTIAITWILGMALTIFYMALGSTGVVVHVSAWLALYIDVFLARLLLYFWLRRFNISPHEEKGSAGMSGIFVSVLCTPFYSSALIGALLRRKLGFVVTPKGRAASPDHLLTFRKHLFWAAISAGSIIAAASLGHIYPANLVWASLSLLTCVIPIALWLVEPVLAPRRAKSPNPLPSAHIPRQRVDPTRPTGAPAAPGFGTGTTDATGPLIGPLPQPPALLPRTAGLGETIEAPDDTGIAHVPAIAAAADRRAATGPQPVIARGSDLVDAGVPAGVRPIGVTAQDERSPTGDTAVTARPGEARPEDALPAPEEPALPSPSTTGGLPIYTEDVTLVLHPRRRRVSLDGQLEEIT from the coding sequence GTGACATACGACTACGCCACCTTCTCGACGCTCGCCGGGACGCCGACCCTGGCTCGCGGCGGGTCTGACTACCGGGTCGCCTACCGGCGCGTGATGGTGGGCCGCGAGCTGCGTCAGGTCCTGCCACTGCTCGTCGTGACCCTGGGCCTGTCGTCATTGTTCTTCGTCTGGCTGATCCAGCCTCAGCACTACCCTGACGGTCGCTATCTCCCGACCGGCGTCCGCGTCGGCAACGCCATCATGTTCTGGTTGATCGTGGTGACCGAGGGTATTCGCCTGCTGAATTCGATCACCCTGTGCTGGTCATCCGTCATCATGCGTAACCCGATACCGGTCCTGCCGATGCCCGGCCTGCGGGTCGCCTTCACGACCACGATTGTGCCGTCGAAGGAGCCGCTGGACGTCGTCCGCGACACGCTGATCGCCGCCCGCAACATCCAGTATGAGCGACCGATCGACGTATGGCTGCTGGACGAGGGTGACGACCCAGCCGTGCGGGCCATGTGCGAGGAGATCGGGGTACGGCATTTCAGCCGCAAGGGCGTTGCCGAATGGAACACCTCGGCGGGCCCGTTCCGGGCCAAGACCAAACACGGCAACCACAACTCATGGCTCGCCGCACACGGTGACGACTACGACGTGGTGCTCTCCGTCGACCCCGACCATATACCGCTACCAAACTTCGCGGACCGGATGCTCGGCTACTTCCGCGACCGGAACGTCGCCTTTGTGGTCGGCCCGCAGGTCTACGGGAACTTCCGGCACTATCTGACCCGGGGCGCGGAAGCGCAGAACTACATGTTCCACTCCGTGATACAGCGGGCGGCGAACCGGTTCGCCTCAGGCATGTTCGTCGGCACCAACCACGCCTACCGCGTCGCCACCTGGCGCCAGATCGGCGGCTTCCAGGACTCGATCACGGAAGATCTCGCGACCTCGCTCGCCGTACACAGCGCACGCAACCCGGACACCAACCACCGCTGGACCTCCGTGTACACGCCGGACGTCGTCGCGGTCGGCGAGGGCCCGGCGAGCTGGACCGATTTCTTCAACCAGCAGCTGCGTTGGGCCAGGGGTTCCAACGAGGTCATGGTCACAGACGCGCCGCGCCGGCTCAAGGCGCTCGACTGGGGGCCGCGGCTGCATTACCTGACGCTGATGCTGCACTATCCGACGATCGCCATCACCTGGATACTCGGCATGGCGCTGACAATCTTCTACATGGCGCTTGGGTCGACCGGCGTCGTGGTCCACGTGTCGGCCTGGCTGGCGCTCTACATCGACGTGTTCCTGGCCCGCCTCCTGCTCTATTTCTGGCTGCGGCGCTTCAACATCAGCCCGCATGAGGAAAAGGGCAGCGCCGGGATGTCCGGCATCTTCGTCTCGGTGCTCTGCACGCCGTTCTACTCGAGCGCGCTGATCGGCGCGCTGCTGCGCCGCAAGCTCGGTTTCGTGGTGACCCCCAAGGGCCGCGCCGCAAGCCCGGACCATCTGCTCACCTTCCGAAAGCATCTGTTCTGGGCGGCGATCTCGGCCGGGTCGATCATCGCGGCCGCGAGCCTCGGGCATATTTACCCGGCGAACCTCGTCTGGGCGTCGCTGTCGCTGCTCACCTGCGTCATTCCCATCGCGCTGTGGCTGGTCGAGCCGGTTCTCGCCCCGCGCCGGGCCAAATCGCCGAACCCGCTCCCCTCCGCGCACATACCCAGACAACGGGTCGATCCCACACGGCCCACGGGGGCGCCGGCCGCGCCCGGCTTCGGTACCGGAACGACCGACGCGACCGGTCCGCTGATCGGGCCTCTTCCACAACCGCCGGCCTTGTTGCCGCGCACCGCTGGTCTGGGCGAGACCATCGAGGCCCCCGACGACACGGGGATCGCGCACGTCCCGGCAATAGCCGCGGCGGCCGACCGGCGCGCGGCCACCGGGCCTCAGCCCGTCATCGCCCGTGGGAGTGACCTGGTGGACGCGGGCGTGCCAGCCGGCGTCCGTCCCATCGGCGTCACGGCCCAGGACGAGCGCAGCCCGACAGGCGACACCGCCGTGACAGCGCGTCCGGGCGAAGCCCGGCCCGAGGACGCACTGCCCGCCCCCGAAGAGCCGGCCCTCCCAAGCCCCTCCACGACCGGGGGCCTGCCCATCTACACCGAGGACGTGACACTCGTCCTGCATCCGCGCCGCCGCAGGGTGTCCCTCGATGGCCAGTTGGAGGAGATCACCTGA
- the pth gene encoding aminoacyl-tRNA hydrolase — MAGEDDGAWLVVGLGNPGPEYASTRHNAGYLVVDLLAERHGARLRSHKSRADAAQLRLGGAAAVLARPRSYMNVSGPTVAALRSFFKVDPARVIVVHDELDIPFGAVRLKRGGGDNGHNGLRSITSSLGTRDYLRVRFGIGRPPGRMDPADFVLRDFAAPERRELPFLVDRAADAVEALVAEGLEPAQNRFHSLA; from the coding sequence ATGGCAGGCGAGGACGACGGAGCCTGGCTGGTTGTCGGGCTTGGTAATCCGGGTCCGGAGTACGCCAGCACCCGCCATAACGCCGGCTACCTGGTCGTGGACCTGCTCGCCGAACGGCACGGGGCCAGGCTGCGGTCGCACAAGTCGCGTGCGGACGCCGCCCAGCTCCGGCTCGGCGGCGCAGCAGCGGTGCTGGCGCGGCCCCGGTCCTACATGAACGTCTCCGGCCCGACGGTCGCGGCGCTGCGCTCGTTCTTCAAGGTCGACCCGGCGCGGGTGATCGTGGTGCACGACGAGCTCGACATCCCGTTCGGCGCGGTCCGCCTCAAGCGCGGCGGCGGCGACAACGGGCACAACGGGCTGCGGTCGATCACGTCCTCGCTCGGCACCCGTGACTACCTGCGGGTCCGCTTCGGCATCGGCCGCCCGCCTGGCCGGATGGACCCGGCCGACTTCGTGCTGCGCGACTTCGCCGCCCCGGAGCGCAGGGAGCTGCCTTTCCTGGTCGACCGTGCCGCGGACGCCGTGGAGGCGCTGGTCGCCGAGGGCCTCGAACCGGCCCAGAACCGCTTCCACTCGCTGGCCTGA
- a CDS encoding 4-(cytidine 5'-diphospho)-2-C-methyl-D-erythritol kinase, which produces MSTELSTGSTLSPESSPRRVTVRAPAKVNLHLGVGPRRADGYHEVVTVLQAVGLYDELTVTELAPAGGSGDEPAVTATVEISGEGAVGPAGDPAVVPTGADNLAVRAAMLVAEAAGLRGRRIHLTMAKGIPVAAGMAGGSADAAAALVACDTLWGTGLPAETLAELAARLGSDVPFPLTGGTALGVGRGERLSPVVGAGEYHWVFALADGGLSTPAVYREFDSGATEGRTADGRTAPTPADAVLAAVAGGGPAELGAALCNDLEAPAIRLRPSLGAVLAEGRALGALGALVSGSGPTTAFLARDAAHGADLAAGLAASGLARAVREAPAPAPGARVL; this is translated from the coding sequence ATGTCCACCGAGCTTTCGACCGGATCGACCTTGTCGCCCGAGTCCTCGCCACGCCGCGTCACCGTGCGCGCGCCAGCCAAGGTCAACCTGCACCTGGGGGTCGGGCCCCGCCGGGCCGACGGCTACCACGAGGTCGTCACCGTGCTGCAGGCCGTCGGGCTGTACGACGAGCTGACCGTCACCGAGCTGGCACCGGCGGGTGGCTCCGGTGACGAGCCGGCGGTCACCGCGACAGTCGAGATCAGCGGCGAGGGTGCCGTCGGGCCGGCGGGCGACCCCGCCGTGGTGCCGACCGGCGCGGACAACCTCGCCGTCCGCGCGGCGATGCTGGTCGCCGAGGCCGCCGGCCTGCGCGGCCGCCGGATTCACCTCACGATGGCCAAGGGCATCCCGGTCGCCGCCGGGATGGCCGGGGGCAGCGCCGACGCCGCCGCCGCGCTCGTCGCCTGCGACACGCTGTGGGGCACGGGCCTGCCCGCCGAGACGCTCGCCGAGCTCGCCGCCCGCCTCGGCAGCGACGTGCCCTTCCCGCTGACGGGCGGCACCGCGCTGGGCGTCGGCCGCGGCGAGCGGCTCTCCCCGGTCGTGGGCGCCGGCGAGTACCACTGGGTGTTCGCGCTCGCCGACGGCGGCCTGTCGACCCCGGCCGTCTACCGCGAGTTCGACAGCGGGGCGACCGAGGGCCGCACGGCTGACGGCCGGACGGCGCCGACTCCGGCCGACGCGGTGCTGGCCGCCGTCGCCGGTGGCGGCCCGGCCGAGCTGGGCGCGGCGCTGTGCAACGACCTGGAGGCTCCGGCGATCCGGCTGCGGCCGTCGCTCGGTGCCGTGCTGGCCGAGGGCCGCGCGCTCGGCGCACTCGGCGCGCTGGTCTCCGGCTCCGGCCCGACGACGGCGTTCCTCGCCCGGGACGCGGCCCACGGCGCCGATCTCGCCGCCGGCCTGGCGGCGAGCGGCCTGGCCCGCGCCGTCCGCGAGGCGCCCGCGCCAGCCCCCGGCGCGAGAGTGCTCTAG